One stretch of Micromonospora cremea DNA includes these proteins:
- a CDS encoding flavoprotein — MPGKLRSPVLHLVVCHAEPAVELGPFITACQELRWEVHLIATPDAVDSIDRDGLADLTHHPVREDDQPETLHPLPPADAFAVVPASFDLVNKWAYGLNDNLGLRLLNEAIAVGLPVVAVPAPEPALARHPAFLESLERLRHWGVTVTRPAEPSEVADPVPWHAAVQVISAWTRFARVPGQPTGERQRTADNLARQSG; from the coding sequence ATGCCCGGGAAGTTACGATCGCCTGTCCTGCACCTCGTCGTTTGCCACGCCGAGCCCGCTGTCGAGCTCGGACCGTTCATCACGGCCTGCCAGGAGTTGAGGTGGGAGGTCCACCTCATCGCCACCCCGGACGCGGTCGACTCGATCGACCGGGACGGGCTCGCCGATCTCACCCACCATCCGGTACGCGAGGACGACCAGCCGGAGACGCTCCATCCCCTGCCGCCGGCCGACGCCTTCGCCGTCGTGCCGGCCAGCTTCGACCTGGTGAACAAGTGGGCGTACGGCCTCAACGACAACCTGGGCCTGCGGCTGCTCAACGAGGCGATCGCCGTCGGCCTGCCGGTCGTCGCCGTGCCGGCCCCGGAGCCGGCGCTCGCCCGGCACCCCGCCTTCCTGGAGAGCCTGGAGCGGCTGCGGCACTGGGGCGTGACGGTGACCCGGCCCGCCGAGCCCTCCGAGGTCGCCGACCCGGTTCCGTGGCACGCCGCCGTACAGGTGATCTCCGCCTGGACGCGGTTCGCCCGGGTCCCCGGACAGCCCACCGGAGAGCGACAGCGCACCGCCGACAACTTGGCGCGGCAGTCCGGCTAG
- a CDS encoding nuclear transport factor 2 family protein, with translation MTPSEIFDSMRARWLANLPTCEADSLADDVVIETPFAAPGRPTRTEGKQRVLEYTQAGRAVFPVRFDDCRNVVVHETADPEVIVVEYELVGTHTATGVTASAPFIGVLRTRDGKLAHWREYQHTLAIAQAVGQA, from the coding sequence ATGACACCAAGCGAGATCTTCGACAGCATGCGCGCCCGGTGGCTCGCGAACCTGCCCACCTGCGAGGCAGACTCGCTCGCCGACGACGTGGTGATCGAGACACCGTTCGCCGCACCCGGCCGCCCTACACGTACCGAGGGGAAGCAACGGGTCCTTGAGTACACGCAAGCGGGCCGGGCGGTGTTCCCGGTCCGGTTCGACGACTGCCGCAACGTGGTCGTGCACGAGACCGCTGACCCCGAGGTGATCGTGGTCGAGTACGAACTGGTCGGCACGCATACGGCGACCGGGGTAACCGCCTCGGCGCCGTTCATCGGGGTGCTGCGGACCCGGGACGGCAAACTGGCCCACTGGCGCGAGTATCAGCACACCCTCGCCATCGCTCAGGCCGTCGGTCAGGCATAG
- a CDS encoding alkaline phosphatase PhoX yields MTSSISRRNLLRSGAAGGLGIVFAGSIEAIAGSGAAQAARGSVGYGALVPDAAKLLSLPPGFSYKIVAQAGVTLLESGEPTPSDADGTGFFRSQNGGVLVNNHEIGGDEPYGVPALPGLTYDPGARGGTTNIEVDSDGNRVREYVSVAGTVQNCAGGITPWGTWLTCEETEQRAGGAFQKDHGYVFEVDAFDREANKNPVPLKFLGRFAHEAVAVDPDTHAIYETEDAGGPNGLYFRWTPPAGFRGGKGALRALALSLGGDTAGTLQAMNCFKGSKHIADLAEATQPGTRYNVTWVEVPDRNGTAVSVRKQFTDDQVTRSHKLEGAWWSDGGAYFVASFARHDDGSVNEHDGQVWFYDPKSETITLKTIFGVNPDPDQDTNYDGPDNITVSPYGGVILAEDGEGLSHLVGVTDEGKAYPIGRNELNTSEFTGPTFSEDGKILYANIQTPGYVFAITGPWGQPSNAEQ; encoded by the coding sequence TTGACCTCCTCCATCTCCCGTCGCAACCTGCTGCGCTCCGGCGCGGCGGGTGGCCTCGGCATCGTCTTCGCCGGCAGTATCGAGGCGATCGCCGGTTCCGGTGCCGCCCAGGCCGCCCGCGGGTCGGTCGGCTACGGCGCCCTCGTTCCGGACGCGGCCAAGCTGCTCTCCCTCCCGCCCGGCTTCTCCTACAAAATCGTCGCCCAGGCCGGGGTGACGCTGCTCGAATCGGGCGAGCCGACCCCGAGCGACGCCGACGGCACCGGCTTCTTCCGCAGCCAGAACGGCGGCGTCCTGGTCAACAACCACGAGATCGGCGGCGACGAGCCCTACGGCGTGCCAGCCCTGCCGGGCCTGACCTACGACCCGGGTGCGCGCGGCGGCACCACCAACATCGAGGTGGACTCCGACGGCAACCGGGTCCGCGAGTACGTCAGCGTGGCTGGCACGGTGCAGAACTGCGCCGGTGGTATTACCCCCTGGGGCACCTGGTTGACCTGCGAGGAGACCGAGCAGCGTGCCGGCGGGGCGTTCCAGAAGGACCACGGGTACGTCTTCGAGGTCGACGCGTTCGATCGCGAGGCCAACAAGAACCCGGTGCCGCTGAAGTTCCTCGGCCGGTTCGCGCACGAGGCCGTCGCGGTCGACCCGGACACCCACGCGATCTACGAGACCGAGGACGCGGGCGGCCCGAACGGGCTGTACTTCCGCTGGACCCCGCCGGCCGGCTTCCGCGGTGGCAAGGGCGCGCTGCGGGCGCTCGCGCTCAGCCTGGGCGGCGACACCGCCGGTACATTGCAGGCGATGAACTGCTTCAAGGGCAGCAAGCACATCGCCGATCTGGCCGAGGCTACCCAGCCGGGCACCCGGTACAACGTGACGTGGGTCGAGGTGCCCGACCGCAACGGGACAGCCGTTTCGGTGCGCAAGCAGTTCACCGACGACCAGGTCACCCGGAGCCACAAGCTTGAGGGCGCCTGGTGGTCTGACGGTGGGGCCTACTTCGTCGCCAGCTTCGCCCGGCACGACGACGGCAGCGTGAACGAGCACGACGGGCAGGTGTGGTTCTACGACCCGAAGTCGGAGACGATCACGCTGAAGACCATCTTCGGCGTGAACCCGGACCCGGACCAGGACACCAACTACGATGGTCCGGACAACATCACCGTCTCCCCGTACGGTGGGGTGATCCTGGCCGAGGACGGCGAGGGTCTCTCGCACCTGGTCGGCGTCACCGACGAGGGCAAGGCCTACCCGATCGGCCGCAACGAGCTCAACACGAGCGAGTTCACCGGCCCGACGTTCAGCGAGGACGGCAAGATCCTCTACGCCAACATCCAGACCCCTGGCTACGTGTTCGCCATCACCGGGCCGTGGGGTCAGCCGAGCAACGCCGAGCAGTGA
- a CDS encoding IS110 family transposase — MAVGLGAAAGSRHVHHQPRGGSPTCLPASSGSAWLHGSLCSGWDARPCPNPADATGRQLTVRRVAVNAGTYKTLMGWAARWPQRRSAVEGAAGLGRGIAQLLVGGGEDVVDVPATLAARARLLDTGGARKSDPADAASVAHAAMRHKRLRAVVAEDHTTQLRLLAERRDDPAGERIRVLNRLHVLVRDLIPGGAPPNPPLKDARPTARSVPRMERRHIHPASSLDNGSRSQPARYSRLRDPHGHPEPLDRRDRR; from the coding sequence GTGGCGGTTGGCCTCGGTGCCGCGGCCGGTTCCCGGCACGTACACCACCAGCCGAGGGGTGGCTCGCCCACCTGCTTGCCGGCCAGCAGTGGGTCAGCATGGTTGCACGGGTCGCTGTGCTCCGGCTGGGATGCGCGACCCTGCCCTAATCCCGCTGATGCCACCGGCCGGCAGTTGACGGTCAGACGCGTGGCGGTCAACGCCGGCACCTACAAGACGTTGATGGGGTGGGCCGCCCGCTGGCCGCAGCGGCGGTCTGCCGTGGAAGGCGCCGCCGGTCTCGGCCGCGGCATCGCCCAGCTGCTCGTCGGTGGCGGCGAAGACGTCGTCGACGTGCCGGCCACGCTCGCCGCTCGCGCCCGGCTGCTGGACACCGGCGGTGCCCGCAAGAGCGATCCCGCCGACGCCGCCAGCGTCGCGCACGCCGCGATGCGCCACAAGCGGTTGCGCGCGGTGGTCGCCGAGGACCACACCACCCAGCTGCGGCTGCTGGCCGAACGCCGTGACGACCCGGCCGGTGAACGCATTCGCGTCCTCAACCGCCTGCACGTCCTGGTCCGCGACCTGATTCCCGGCGGCGCGCCGCCGAATCCTCCACTTAAGGACGCCCGGCCGACCGCTCGGTCAGTCCCTCGGATGGAGCGGCGCCACATCCATCCAGCCAGTTCACTGGATAACGGCTCGCGTTCGCAGCCGGCTCGATACTCTCGGCTTCGGGATCCACACGGACATCCGGAGCCACTCGATCGGCGAGATCGCCGGTGA
- a CDS encoding TnsA-like heteromeric transposase endonuclease subunit, which translates to MAVQAARAAVSPARPGDGFELAYVDGAGVRQREPLGSCWSVSFERAGAVRRFTSRQGQRSFSGLWFFASSGEHVGFESWLERDRLMVLDADPDVVAVASQPFWLHWDGPEERPLRHAPDFFVRRRDGSAVMIDVRADDRIAPDDAVKFAATARACESVGWGYERVGALEPVLAANLRWLSGYRHPRYYRPEEAGRLRRVFARPTALMEGVTAAGNPLGAERPGPALPHPCGRARAGSLLRDLRRCRPARPTPTGAARSLKTRSWSPTSSITQMRSS; encoded by the coding sequence GTGGCGGTGCAGGCTGCGAGGGCGGCGGTTTCGCCGGCGAGGCCGGGTGACGGGTTCGAGCTGGCCTATGTCGATGGTGCTGGCGTACGCCAGCGCGAGCCGTTGGGGTCGTGCTGGAGTGTCTCGTTCGAGCGTGCCGGCGCGGTGCGCCGGTTCACGTCGCGGCAAGGGCAGCGCAGTTTCTCCGGGTTGTGGTTCTTCGCGTCCAGCGGTGAACATGTGGGATTCGAGTCGTGGCTGGAGCGCGATCGGCTGATGGTGCTGGACGCTGACCCGGATGTTGTCGCGGTGGCTTCCCAGCCGTTTTGGCTGCATTGGGATGGTCCGGAGGAGCGTCCGCTACGGCATGCGCCGGACTTCTTCGTCCGGCGGCGTGACGGCTCGGCGGTGATGATCGACGTCCGCGCCGATGATCGGATCGCGCCTGACGACGCCGTGAAGTTTGCGGCTACGGCGCGGGCTTGCGAGTCGGTGGGCTGGGGCTATGAGCGGGTCGGGGCGCTGGAGCCGGTGCTCGCGGCGAATCTGCGCTGGTTGTCGGGCTACCGGCATCCCCGGTACTACCGGCCGGAAGAAGCTGGTCGATTGCGGCGGGTGTTCGCGCGACCGACCGCGTTGATGGAGGGCGTGACCGCTGCCGGTAATCCGCTGGGTGCTGAGCGCCCTGGCCCGGCACTACCGCATCCCTGTGGCCGGGCTCGGGCGGGCAGCCTGCTTCGGGACCTACGCCGATGTCGTCCAGCCAGGCCGACTCCGACTGGGGCAGCTCGTTCGCTAAAGACCCGTAGCTGGTCGCCGACGTCCTCTATTACGCAGATGCGGTCGTCGTAG
- a CDS encoding class I SAM-dependent methyltransferase: MFSPQGPSLRELCIQALSSVERGYDLLAPKFDHTPFRTPDSFLGATADALSELGPFDHGLDVCCGTGAGMLVLRSVCQGGITGVDFSAGMLAQARSAHPDATWVRADARALPFTEYFNLAVSFGALGHFLPTERPALFEGVYRALRPGGLFALPIGAPPPLASVSHLATLGFDLAMRVRNAVWRPPFVMYYRTSPLPALRDNLTAAGFTVTAVALTVLGRRRDGSSRCTLILARKPADLTDAHSRTMSPPLVRDCVTST; this comes from the coding sequence GTGTTTTCGCCTCAGGGTCCGTCTCTGCGTGAACTCTGCATCCAGGCGTTGTCCTCGGTCGAGCGCGGCTATGACCTGCTAGCTCCGAAGTTTGACCACACGCCCTTTCGCACGCCGGATAGCTTTCTCGGCGCGACCGCCGACGCGCTGTCCGAACTCGGGCCGTTCGATCATGGGCTGGACGTGTGCTGCGGTACCGGCGCGGGCATGCTGGTTCTCAGGTCTGTGTGCCAAGGAGGCATCACGGGCGTGGACTTCAGCGCTGGCATGCTCGCGCAGGCGCGGAGCGCTCACCCGGACGCCACGTGGGTTCGGGCCGACGCTCGGGCCCTGCCATTCACTGAGTACTTCAACCTCGCCGTCAGCTTCGGAGCGCTCGGGCACTTTCTGCCAACCGAGCGACCGGCACTCTTCGAGGGGGTGTACCGCGCGCTGCGGCCCGGCGGGCTCTTCGCCTTGCCGATCGGCGCACCGCCGCCCCTGGCCTCGGTCTCGCACTTGGCCACGCTCGGATTCGACCTGGCCATGCGGGTACGCAATGCCGTGTGGCGACCGCCGTTCGTAATGTACTACCGCACCAGCCCGCTGCCCGCACTCCGCGACAACCTGACAGCGGCTGGCTTTACCGTGACGGCCGTCGCCTTGACCGTCCTGGGCCGGCGCCGGGACGGCAGCTCACGGTGCACGCTGATCCTCGCGCGTAAGCCGGCAGACCTCACGGATGCCCACTCGCGGACCATGTCGCCGCCTTTGGTCCGGGATTGCGTCACATCCACCTAA
- a CDS encoding DUF3883 domain-containing protein: MAVPLDEACQPQTDETFPLHVYFPTEEAPGLHVIVHAEWVLGMDRRQLAATPEARPYNQMLLAHVVEFLENRVAVDLVVRSRASAAAVAAVVPATKPPSAGAGAQLRQLWEEALKRTRFLPVVDGSLARPADVCLLPPRMPSLAQAHALAVLDGSRTLRPDIEELAAAKKFLMSGSVARVMGVDEFLAHLKPPSHDSISDYYRFLLNWRDQIGQQLVATLRMKSRVLTTSGQLVTPAGQPVFFPRGRSDSSIPEDMPVPIAEVPPIEGVEAFLKDLGVRPFEWRDLIRDFLVRILADPKADPEERHRAMFGLRAYHQVRQSGNEELAPVLGRVLLLVRSADGTRRELRAAAEVYFGADWTRSNDLEVLYGPFGRAEFLDVEVAQDSDCRQVDISFYRMLGVADHPRLDEAKPADPYGYMVGHYRHPHRGPLFDEWMTQPHVREAAQCPQGHPQSQQLRLSYQLDRHLDLIESRDEHRLFALWRQFATRWGATYEPAMEAIFRCVHGSHSGDRNRTCESLFAYTLRSRPWVPVARGPNTDVVRPEDAWVDATDAPRRIKDRIPRISGTMYQMHGGAALVAALGLTDAGRPKVKDLLALLNSIAAEADELGETNREIELAARYVQRTLDDVLDGEPKPHPAPETVRVLASHNGRSTFVAQPLVADDPLLRDTWERKFPVLSAEARLNRLVRYLSLTKLDNVVTASAMPYGHHLYDAPSTAVHSLLDDVKPYLLALVRAESLRAESMARNALKRLELVICDSLVLRYEYDGVTVERDDAVCYIATRPERGGRTNQIGTAYLELDPTTGAPHWFPFGRQLAQHLGTPALADAVTMLLTAKADDRQRMMTDRQIRPKDITEAREQLGLTADDDEPGNILDSLLSQVDRQASTPPVNATTAPASAPMSPPPSSTPAAAKPTGTPQHSLATTPPATVDYSKVRIVDGQLGEFLPPTGGNSQSWAGGEISTAPSVQSEAEKRQIGKRGEEVVFHKERERLREAGKNPDLVVWVSNDDELSPFDIQSVDADDQLIYIEVKSTKADNPDEPFYLSQAELLEASLHGSRYYIYRVTNAVAEAPTITRVADPLRKVKEGRGRLLLDRARMTLALSKTSE; this comes from the coding sequence TCGGCGCCAACTGGCCGCAACGCCGGAGGCCAGACCCTACAACCAAATGCTCCTGGCCCACGTAGTGGAGTTCCTGGAGAACCGCGTCGCGGTCGACCTCGTTGTCCGCAGCCGGGCCAGCGCGGCCGCTGTAGCGGCGGTCGTGCCAGCTACCAAGCCGCCAAGCGCGGGAGCCGGAGCTCAGCTGCGCCAGCTGTGGGAGGAGGCGCTGAAGCGAACCCGCTTTCTTCCGGTCGTCGATGGATCGCTGGCCAGGCCCGCCGACGTGTGCCTGCTTCCACCCCGCATGCCCAGCCTGGCCCAGGCCCATGCGCTAGCGGTTCTTGACGGCAGCCGTACGTTGCGACCTGACATCGAGGAGTTGGCAGCCGCGAAAAAGTTTCTCATGTCGGGCTCGGTGGCCCGCGTCATGGGAGTCGATGAATTTCTGGCGCACCTCAAGCCGCCCAGCCACGACTCCATCAGCGACTACTACCGGTTCCTTCTCAACTGGCGCGACCAAATCGGGCAGCAGTTGGTCGCGACGCTGCGCATGAAGTCACGGGTGCTGACCACGAGCGGGCAGCTTGTGACGCCCGCCGGGCAGCCGGTGTTCTTCCCGCGGGGACGCAGCGACTCGTCTATTCCCGAGGATATGCCGGTGCCGATCGCCGAGGTTCCCCCGATCGAGGGCGTCGAGGCGTTCCTGAAGGACCTGGGAGTGAGGCCGTTCGAGTGGCGCGATCTGATCCGAGACTTCTTGGTCAGGATTCTGGCCGACCCGAAGGCCGACCCGGAGGAACGCCACCGAGCAATGTTCGGCCTGCGGGCGTACCACCAGGTACGCCAGTCCGGGAACGAGGAACTGGCGCCGGTGTTGGGGCGCGTTCTGTTACTGGTTCGCTCCGCTGATGGCACGCGGCGGGAGCTGCGGGCCGCGGCCGAGGTGTACTTCGGTGCCGACTGGACGCGGTCGAACGATCTGGAGGTGCTCTACGGGCCATTCGGGCGGGCTGAATTCCTTGATGTCGAGGTTGCGCAGGACTCCGATTGCCGTCAGGTCGACATCAGCTTCTATCGGATGCTCGGCGTTGCCGACCATCCGCGGCTGGACGAGGCGAAACCCGCCGATCCCTACGGCTACATGGTCGGGCACTATCGCCACCCCCATCGTGGGCCCCTGTTCGATGAATGGATGACGCAGCCCCACGTCAGGGAGGCGGCGCAGTGCCCGCAAGGCCATCCGCAGTCCCAGCAACTGCGGCTGTCCTACCAGCTTGATCGGCACTTGGACCTCATCGAAAGCCGGGATGAGCACCGGCTCTTCGCACTGTGGAGACAGTTTGCCACACGCTGGGGTGCCACCTACGAGCCAGCGATGGAGGCGATCTTTCGCTGCGTCCACGGCAGCCACTCGGGCGATCGAAACCGCACCTGCGAGTCCTTGTTCGCCTACACCCTCCGCTCCCGGCCGTGGGTTCCGGTCGCCCGCGGCCCCAACACCGACGTCGTACGCCCCGAGGACGCATGGGTCGACGCGACCGACGCGCCCCGCCGCATCAAGGACCGCATCCCCCGAATCAGCGGGACGATGTACCAGATGCACGGCGGCGCCGCGCTCGTGGCCGCTCTGGGGCTCACGGACGCCGGGCGACCAAAGGTCAAGGACCTCCTCGCGCTGCTTAACAGCATCGCCGCCGAAGCGGACGAACTCGGTGAAACCAACCGGGAGATCGAACTCGCCGCCCGCTACGTCCAGCGCACCCTCGACGACGTCCTCGACGGCGAGCCGAAACCGCACCCCGCGCCAGAGACTGTCCGTGTGCTCGCCAGCCACAACGGCCGGTCGACCTTCGTCGCACAGCCGCTGGTCGCCGACGACCCACTGCTACGGGACACCTGGGAGCGGAAGTTTCCCGTCCTCAGCGCCGAGGCTCGGCTTAACCGGCTCGTGCGATATCTGTCACTGACCAAACTAGACAACGTCGTCACGGCCTCCGCCATGCCCTACGGCCACCACCTTTACGACGCCCCCTCCACCGCAGTCCACAGCCTGCTCGACGACGTCAAGCCCTACCTCCTGGCGCTGGTACGGGCAGAGAGCCTCCGGGCCGAAAGCATGGCCCGCAATGCCCTCAAACGGCTGGAACTGGTCATCTGTGACAGTCTCGTGCTCCGCTACGAGTACGACGGCGTCACGGTTGAACGCGACGATGCGGTCTGCTACATCGCTACCCGTCCAGAGCGCGGCGGCCGGACGAACCAGATCGGCACCGCCTACCTCGAACTCGATCCCACCACCGGGGCACCTCACTGGTTCCCGTTCGGCCGCCAGCTCGCCCAGCACCTCGGCACTCCTGCTCTGGCCGACGCCGTCACGATGTTGCTCACCGCCAAGGCGGACGACCGGCAGCGCATGATGACCGATCGGCAGATTCGGCCCAAGGACATCACCGAGGCCCGCGAGCAACTCGGGCTCACGGCTGACGACGACGAACCAGGCAACATCCTCGACTCGCTCCTGTCACAGGTCGACCGACAGGCATCGACCCCGCCGGTGAACGCCACGACGGCGCCAGCCTCAGCGCCCATGTCTCCGCCGCCCTCGTCCACACCTGCCGCCGCGAAGCCAACCGGAACCCCTCAACATTCGCTGGCGACAACGCCGCCGGCAACCGTGGACTACAGCAAGGTGCGTATCGTCGACGGGCAGCTGGGCGAGTTTCTTCCTCCGACGGGCGGCAACAGCCAAAGTTGGGCGGGCGGCGAGATTTCCACCGCCCCCTCCGTACAGTCAGAGGCAGAGAAACGACAAATTGGCAAGCGCGGCGAAGAGGTGGTGTTCCACAAGGAACGCGAGAGGCTACGCGAAGCGGGGAAGAACCCAGACCTCGTCGTCTGGGTATCGAATGACGACGAGCTGTCACCGTTCGACATCCAAAGCGTCGACGCCGATGATCAACTCATTTACATCGAGGTCAAATCCACTAAAGCCGACAACCCCGACGAGCCCTTCTACCTCTCCCAGGCCGAACTCCTCGAAGCCAGCCTCCACGGCAGCCGCTATTACATCTACCGCGTCACCAATGCCGTCGCCGAAGCTCCGACCATCACCCGCGTTGCCGACCCGCTACGGAAGGTCAAGGAGGGGAGGGGGCGCCTGCTGCTGGACCGAGCGCGAATGACGCTCGCCCTGTCGAAGACCAGCGAATGA
- a CDS encoding threonine aldolase family protein: MSHNTRQRRLAALRACDQILSGIRPTTMRERLADMDAGGDLDGQPDFYGDGPVNTLEERVAELLGTEAAVFFPTGTMAQQVALRYGADRTGHPTVALHPLGHLEVDERHAYAHLSGLRSTWPTTAPRNPTAEEITALAEPVSTVVIELPLRDAGFVLLSWDELAAASAAARAIGARVHFDGARIWESTPHLAHTLSEIADLADSTYVSFYKTIGGISGAALAGTTQLASYARIWRHRYGGEVFQQWPAALTALAGLDRELPRIPEYVRHARTVAAALTALPGARVYPEPPHTHRFRLWLPHPAQALNDATLALAEEEKVWFVAGWQETAVPGMAMTEVTVATPALEWTAEDIAEVGERFLGRVVDH, translated from the coding sequence ATGTCCCACAACACCAGGCAGCGTCGGCTTGCCGCGCTGCGCGCCTGCGACCAGATCCTTTCCGGCATCCGGCCCACGACCATGAGGGAGCGGCTCGCGGACATGGACGCAGGCGGTGATCTGGACGGTCAGCCCGACTTCTACGGCGACGGTCCGGTGAACACGCTGGAAGAACGCGTGGCAGAACTACTGGGAACCGAGGCCGCGGTCTTCTTCCCCACCGGCACGATGGCCCAGCAGGTCGCGCTGCGCTATGGCGCTGACCGCACCGGGCACCCGACGGTCGCTCTCCACCCGCTCGGCCACCTGGAGGTGGACGAACGGCATGCCTACGCCCACCTGAGCGGCCTGCGCAGTACCTGGCCGACCACCGCGCCCCGCAACCCCACCGCCGAGGAGATCACCGCCCTCGCCGAACCCGTGAGCACCGTCGTCATCGAACTCCCGCTGCGCGACGCCGGCTTCGTCCTCCTCTCCTGGGACGAGCTCGCCGCCGCATCCGCCGCAGCGCGCGCCATCGGCGCCCGCGTACATTTCGACGGCGCCCGAATCTGGGAATCCACCCCACACCTGGCACACACCCTCAGCGAGATCGCCGACCTCGCCGACAGCACCTACGTCTCGTTCTACAAGACGATCGGCGGTATCAGCGGGGCGGCGCTCGCGGGCACCACGCAGCTCGCCTCCTACGCCCGCATCTGGCGGCACCGCTACGGCGGCGAGGTGTTCCAGCAGTGGCCAGCCGCTCTGACCGCACTCGCCGGCCTCGACAGGGAGCTGCCACGCATCCCCGAGTATGTGCGGCACGCGCGAACAGTCGCCGCGGCACTCACCGCGCTTCCCGGCGCGCGGGTGTATCCAGAACCTCCGCACACCCATCGATTCCGCCTCTGGCTGCCCCACCCGGCGCAGGCGCTCAACGACGCTACGCTGGCACTCGCCGAGGAGGAAAAGGTGTGGTTTGTCGCCGGATGGCAGGAAACAGCCGTGCCGGGTATGGCGATGACCGAGGTCACCGTCGCCACACCCGCCCTCGAGTGGACCGCCGAGGACATCGCCGAGGTTGGTGAGCGCTTCCTCGGCCGCGTCGTCGACCATTGA
- a CDS encoding TetR/AcrR family transcriptional regulator, with product MVEGSPLRADAQRNRARILDAAEAVFAEFGTRASTEEVARRAGVAIGTVFRHFPTKHDLLAAIMKRLLAQLVEEAGKHDLFAFFTHMVAQAAAKKTVVDLLAGSGVDIRLPDAVGHLEEAVGRLLEQAQAAGAVADSVRLPEVMALLASVCQGALQGGWDEQLQARTLAVVFAGLKRD from the coding sequence TTGGTAGAGGGGTCGCCGCTGCGTGCCGACGCGCAGCGCAACCGGGCACGCATCCTGGACGCCGCCGAGGCGGTCTTCGCCGAGTTCGGCACCCGCGCCTCCACCGAGGAGGTGGCCCGGAGGGCCGGCGTTGCCATCGGCACGGTCTTTCGTCACTTCCCCACCAAGCACGACCTGCTCGCCGCGATCATGAAGCGACTGCTCGCGCAGCTCGTCGAGGAGGCCGGAAAACATGACCTCTTCGCGTTCTTCACGCACATGGTGGCGCAGGCCGCGGCAAAGAAGACCGTCGTCGACCTGCTCGCCGGGTCCGGGGTGGACATCCGGCTTCCGGACGCGGTAGGTCACCTGGAGGAGGCGGTGGGCAGGCTGCTGGAACAGGCCCAGGCCGCCGGAGCCGTCGCCGACTCGGTACGGCTACCCGAGGTGATGGCGCTCCTTGCCAGCGTGTGTCAGGGCGCCCTGCAGGGTGGATGGGACGAGCAGCTGCAAGCCCGTACGCTCGCGGTCGTCTTCGCCGGCCTGAAGCGCGACTGA